The following coding sequences lie in one Arachis hypogaea cultivar Tifrunner chromosome 4, arahy.Tifrunner.gnm2.J5K5, whole genome shotgun sequence genomic window:
- the LOC112797435 gene encoding uncharacterized protein isoform X1, which yields MLLRRSSLQMKLAAAAVTIRAVVVAEGSHRRCHRNRGRERDRELAVGERIGAAVLREATAAVPAAVQPQLAPPKLLPSPSLKKLTGVAGGYRRSTWFCFESRNRFRGRRRPYLKPLSYWILVVASYSAIRCCRNQARFTVLLPSGQMHRSLIMFFAAPSLCFL from the exons ATGCTATTACGCCGTTCCTCGCTGCAGATGAAGCTCGCCGCCGCAGCTGTTACTATTCGCGCCGTCGTCGTCGCCGAAGGGAGCCATCGTCGCTGTCATCGGAACAGAGGgcgagagagagacagagagctcGCGGTGGGGGAAAGGATAGGCGCCGCCGTGCTGCGTGAAGCTACCGCCGCCGTTCCTGCCGCCGTCCAGCCTCAGTTAGCACCGCCGAAGCTCTTGCCATCACCGTCGTTGAAGAAGCTCACCGGAGTTGCTGGAGGCTACCGCCGCTCTACCTGGTTCTGTTTTGAGTCGCGCAACCGTTTCCGTGGCCGCCGGAGACCGTATCTGAAGCCTCTGTCTTATTGGATTTTGGTTGTTGCAAGTTACTCGGCTATACGCTGTTGTCGGAACCAGGCCAGATTTACCG TGTTACTGCCATCAGGACAGATGCATAGGTCCCTGATTATGTTCTTTGCTGCTCCATCGTTGTGTTTTCTATAG
- the LOC112797435 gene encoding uncharacterized protein isoform X2, producing MLLRRSSLQMKLAAAAVTIRAVVVAEGSHRRCHRNRGRERDRELAVGERIGAAVLREATAAVPAAVQPQLAPPKLLPSPSLKKLTGVAGGYRRSTWFCFESRNRFRGRRRPYLKPLSYWILVVASYSAIRCCRNQARFTGQMHRSLIMFFAAPSLCFL from the exons ATGCTATTACGCCGTTCCTCGCTGCAGATGAAGCTCGCCGCCGCAGCTGTTACTATTCGCGCCGTCGTCGTCGCCGAAGGGAGCCATCGTCGCTGTCATCGGAACAGAGGgcgagagagagacagagagctcGCGGTGGGGGAAAGGATAGGCGCCGCCGTGCTGCGTGAAGCTACCGCCGCCGTTCCTGCCGCCGTCCAGCCTCAGTTAGCACCGCCGAAGCTCTTGCCATCACCGTCGTTGAAGAAGCTCACCGGAGTTGCTGGAGGCTACCGCCGCTCTACCTGGTTCTGTTTTGAGTCGCGCAACCGTTTCCGTGGCCGCCGGAGACCGTATCTGAAGCCTCTGTCTTATTGGATTTTGGTTGTTGCAAGTTACTCGGCTATACGCTGTTGTCGGAACCAGGCCAGATTTACCG GACAGATGCATAGGTCCCTGATTATGTTCTTTGCTGCTCCATCGTTGTGTTTTCTATAG